In Planctomycetia bacterium, a genomic segment contains:
- a CDS encoding tetratricopeptide repeat protein has translation MADRPLDTESIFYEARQIADPAKRIAYLDRACGSDTALRTRVEKLLLAEGELGDFLKTPGGEIAHQIAPPVSNISDAITSDTAPGLDITRPSGGEGAVHLSSRDMADLSDDATDIGTIIGHYKLLQVIGEGGFGTVYMAEQEKPVRRRVALKVIKLGMDTRQVIARFEQERQALAIMDHPNIAKVLDAGATDTGRPYFVMELVKGVPITTYCDTHNLSPHDRLELFISVCQAVQHAHQKGIIHRDIKPNNVLVSRHDDKPTVKVIDFGIAKATGGRLTEKTLFTEFRQMIGTPAYMSPEQAGLSELDIDTRTDVYSLGVLLYELLTGSTPFDIKTLLSAGYAEIQRIIREVEPPTPSARLSTMKEDLPSVAASRKTEPTRLSKLIRGDLDWIAMKCLEKDRSRRYETANDLAADIQRYLSGEAVVAAPPSAVYRMRKFVRRHRSPVTAGALIALAIIVGSGLAFSGFLQAREQRDLAIAAEAKAVAEAQTSKQVTDFLVSMLKGVGPGVALGRDTTLLREIVDGTAERVEKELSTEPTVASRLLRIIAVVYNELAVYDKAEQTARRSVELLRGIPGENSIAIARALIDFAKVLESTGRYDEAKATFQESYDMYCGAGAGETDDALTALSGVGGVLFRVNDSKEAESVFRKVLDGRRALTGAGDSETLAGALDRLSIVMGRNRENPAEAVALAREALAMRRRLFGEVHPDVTLSLSNLASLLSDRKQFDEAISLGNQSIEQHRQLFGDRHPRTASALEELAWIYKQAGRISDAIPLSRLAVDINTEKLGAGHRTTLNSNFSLGSFLDAARDYAGAEDQYRALLDWARANYAAGDNRTSAVIMLVANAVMNQGRQGDAETLYREALEARLANPSAKQTQISESRNALADCLVAQDRRAEAEPLLLAEELQSQAPEAARAAALNRLITFYAVWDLAEPGLGYSEKAATWRDKLDTWQATTQPTSLRPS, from the coding sequence ATGGCCGACAGACCTCTCGACACAGAATCGATCTTTTACGAGGCCCGTCAGATCGCGGACCCTGCCAAGCGCATAGCCTATTTGGACCGCGCCTGCGGCAGTGATACGGCGCTGCGGACGCGCGTCGAGAAATTGCTCTTGGCAGAGGGCGAGCTCGGCGACTTTTTGAAGACGCCGGGCGGCGAAATCGCCCATCAAATAGCGCCACCTGTTTCCAATATCAGCGACGCCATCACGTCGGACACTGCGCCTGGACTGGACATTACCCGACCCAGTGGCGGCGAAGGCGCCGTTCACCTCTCATCCCGAGACATGGCCGACCTCTCGGACGACGCAACGGACATCGGCACAATCATTGGTCATTACAAACTTCTCCAAGTCATCGGTGAGGGTGGTTTCGGTACGGTCTATATGGCCGAACAGGAAAAACCGGTTCGTCGACGCGTGGCGCTTAAGGTCATCAAGCTCGGTATGGACACGCGCCAGGTGATCGCCCGCTTCGAGCAGGAGCGGCAAGCCCTGGCGATCATGGATCATCCCAATATCGCCAAGGTTCTCGACGCCGGTGCGACTGACACCGGCCGGCCCTACTTCGTCATGGAGCTGGTCAAGGGCGTGCCGATCACCACCTACTGCGATACCCACAACCTCTCACCGCATGATCGACTGGAGTTATTCATTTCCGTTTGCCAGGCCGTGCAGCATGCCCACCAGAAAGGAATCATCCATCGCGATATCAAGCCAAACAACGTCCTCGTCTCCCGGCATGACGACAAACCTACGGTGAAGGTCATCGACTTCGGTATCGCTAAGGCCACCGGCGGCCGTCTCACGGAAAAGACGCTGTTCACCGAGTTCCGCCAGATGATCGGCACACCGGCCTATATGAGCCCGGAACAAGCCGGCCTTTCCGAACTCGATATCGATACGCGTACCGATGTCTACAGCCTCGGCGTTTTGCTGTACGAGCTGCTGACCGGCTCGACGCCGTTCGACATCAAGACACTGCTCAGCGCGGGGTATGCGGAGATTCAGCGGATCATCCGCGAGGTCGAGCCACCCACGCCCAGCGCACGGTTGTCGACGATGAAGGAAGATCTGCCCTCGGTCGCCGCCAGCCGCAAGACCGAGCCGACAAGATTGTCCAAGCTGATTCGTGGCGATCTCGATTGGATCGCAATGAAATGTCTGGAGAAGGATCGCTCGCGGCGCTATGAAACCGCAAACGATCTGGCGGCGGACATCCAGCGGTATCTTTCCGGCGAAGCGGTGGTGGCGGCGCCCCCCAGTGCCGTCTACCGGATGCGCAAGTTCGTCCGGCGCCATCGGAGCCCGGTCACAGCGGGGGCCTTGATCGCTCTGGCGATCATCGTCGGTTCGGGCCTCGCCTTCAGCGGCTTCCTGCAGGCGCGCGAACAGCGGGATCTGGCCATCGCCGCCGAAGCGAAAGCCGTTGCCGAAGCCCAAACCTCGAAGCAAGTCACGGACTTTCTCGTCTCGATGCTAAAGGGAGTTGGTCCGGGAGTGGCGCTGGGGCGGGATACCACGCTGCTGCGGGAAATCGTTGACGGCACCGCCGAACGCGTCGAGAAGGAGCTTTCGACCGAGCCGACCGTCGCCAGTCGCCTCCTTCGGATCATCGCGGTGGTCTACAATGAACTGGCAGTCTACGACAAGGCCGAGCAGACCGCTCGCCGGTCCGTTGAACTTTTGCGCGGAATCCCCGGTGAGAACTCCATCGCCATCGCCCGGGCGCTGATCGACTTCGCGAAAGTCCTCGAATCCACGGGCCGCTACGACGAGGCCAAGGCCACCTTCCAGGAGTCCTACGACATGTACTGTGGCGCAGGGGCGGGCGAAACCGACGACGCCTTGACCGCACTCAGTGGTGTCGGCGGTGTCCTCTTCCGCGTGAATGATTCGAAGGAGGCTGAGTCGGTATTTCGAAAGGTCTTGGATGGGCGAAGGGCGCTCACCGGCGCAGGCGATTCCGAGACTCTTGCTGGGGCACTCGATCGACTCTCCATCGTCATGGGGCGAAATCGCGAGAATCCAGCGGAGGCCGTGGCGCTTGCACGCGAGGCCTTGGCCATGCGCCGCCGTCTCTTCGGCGAAGTGCATCCAGACGTCACCCTGAGTCTATCAAACCTTGCCAGCCTGCTTTCAGATCGGAAGCAATTCGACGAAGCCATATCACTCGGCAACCAGTCCATCGAGCAACACCGTCAGCTCTTTGGAGATCGCCATCCGCGAACCGCCTCCGCATTAGAGGAGCTGGCCTGGATCTACAAGCAGGCGGGCCGTATCTCCGACGCCATCCCACTCTCCCGCCTCGCGGTTGATATCAACACCGAAAAGCTCGGAGCCGGCCACCGTACGACCCTCAACAGCAACTTCAGCCTCGGCTCCTTTCTCGACGCCGCCCGGGACTACGCCGGCGCCGAAGATCAATACCGCGCGTTGCTTGATTGGGCCCGCGCGAACTACGCAGCGGGGGACAACCGCACTTCCGCAGTAATCATGCTCGTCGCCAATGCGGTCATGAATCAGGGGCGACAAGGCGACGCCGAGACGCTCTATCGCGAGGCCCTCGAGGCGCGACTGGCCAACCCGTCCGCCAAGCAAACCCAAATTTCCGAATCCCGCAACGCCCTCGCCGATTGCCTCGTCGCGCAGGACCGTCGCGCCGAGGCAGAACCGTTGCTCCTTGCCGAGGAACTGCAATCGCAGGCGCCGGAAGCCGCACGGGCCGCCGCCCTGAACCGTCTGATCACCTTCTATGCCGTATGGGACTTGGCGGAACCAGGCTTGGGCTACAGTGAGAAGGCCGCCACCTGGCGCGACAAGCTCGACACCTGGCAAGCGACGACGCAGCCAACATCATTAAGACCGAGTTAG
- a CDS encoding IS256 family transposase produces MQESNESIETIPVPSRDVLTEILRDGAQRLLGQAIEAEVDGWIEGHADLRDPQGRRQVVKNGHHPTRTLVTGVGPVEVTQPRVWDRRIVGRGEAGEALDANGQAVERFCSSILPPYLRKTKAIEELIPWLYLKGISTGDFSEALQALVGPQAAGLSATTITRLMTSWQDEYQSWNRRSLEGKHYVYLWADGIHFNIRLEEDRQCILVLMGARADGRKELIAVVDGHRESEQSWYSLLLDCQQRGMTIDPKLATADGALGFWAALPKVYSTTRAQRCWVHKTANVLDKMPKRVQTGAKAKLHEIWMAPTRENANQAFDHFVAHYAAKYPGAAECLVKDREVLLTFYDFPAEHWRHLRTTNPIESTFATVRLRHRRTKGNGSRIACLAMVFKLCESAANHWRLLNGATLLPDVIAGVKFVNGEKAERNAA; encoded by the coding sequence ATGCAGGAGAGTAACGAGTCGATCGAGACGATTCCAGTCCCCAGCCGAGACGTTTTGACGGAGATTCTGCGGGACGGGGCCCAACGGCTCCTGGGCCAGGCGATCGAGGCGGAGGTCGATGGCTGGATCGAAGGGCACGCCGATCTGCGCGATCCGCAAGGCCGCCGGCAGGTGGTCAAGAACGGCCATCATCCCACCCGGACCCTCGTCACCGGCGTCGGGCCGGTGGAGGTGACGCAGCCGCGGGTGTGGGACCGTCGGATCGTCGGCCGCGGCGAGGCCGGCGAAGCGTTGGATGCAAATGGCCAGGCCGTGGAGCGGTTCTGTTCGTCGATTTTGCCGCCGTACCTGCGGAAGACGAAGGCCATCGAGGAGTTGATCCCCTGGCTGTACCTCAAGGGCATCAGCACCGGAGACTTCAGCGAGGCCCTGCAGGCGCTGGTCGGTCCCCAGGCGGCGGGGCTCAGCGCCACGACGATCACGCGTTTGATGACGAGTTGGCAGGACGAGTACCAGTCATGGAATCGCCGCTCCCTGGAAGGCAAGCACTACGTGTACCTCTGGGCGGATGGGATTCACTTCAACATCCGCCTGGAGGAAGACCGGCAGTGCATTCTGGTGCTGATGGGCGCGAGGGCGGACGGCCGCAAGGAGCTGATCGCGGTGGTCGACGGCCATCGCGAGAGCGAGCAGTCGTGGTATTCGCTGCTGCTGGACTGCCAACAACGGGGCATGACGATCGACCCGAAGCTGGCCACGGCGGACGGAGCGCTGGGCTTCTGGGCGGCGCTGCCGAAGGTCTATTCGACGACCCGGGCGCAGCGCTGCTGGGTGCACAAGACGGCCAACGTGTTGGACAAGATGCCCAAGCGGGTGCAGACCGGCGCGAAGGCCAAGCTGCACGAGATCTGGATGGCGCCGACGCGGGAGAATGCGAACCAGGCGTTCGATCACTTCGTGGCCCACTACGCGGCCAAATACCCCGGCGCGGCCGAGTGCCTGGTGAAGGATCGCGAGGTGCTGCTGACGTTCTACGACTTCCCGGCCGAGCACTGGCGGCACCTGCGGACGACGAATCCGATCGAAAGTACGTTCGCCACGGTGCGGCTGCGTCACCGCCGGACCAAAGGCAACGGCAGTCGGATCGCGTGTCTGGCAATGGTGTTCAAGCTGTGCGAGTCCGCCGCGAACCACTGGCGGCTGCTCAATGGCGCGACGCTGCTTCCCGATGTCATCGCCGGTGTGAAGTTCGTCAATGGAGAAAAGGCCGAGAGAAACGCCGCCTGA
- a CDS encoding RNA polymerase subunit sigma → MQPPRVSGSVVRGTTKGLRRRHPGRHGGWKCRECNPLGFNASITDDGPVDTDITRVLIAIEAGDAKASPDLLPLVYQELRGLAAKRLAQEKPGQTLQATALVHEAYVRLVGNDERRWNGRAHFLAAASEAMRRILIECVRAKKRQKRGGGGRRFDLTTADVTIDAVPDEILDLDEALTKLAAEDPVKAELVKLRFFGGMSLPEAAAFLRISTSTADRYWAYARVYLYTELRDKAAAEHL, encoded by the coding sequence ATGCAACCCCCGCGTGTTTCTGGTTCCGTGGTGAGGGGCACAACAAAAGGGCTCAGGCGACGCCACCCAGGTCGACACGGCGGGTGGAAATGTCGAGAATGCAATCCCCTTGGATTTAACGCCTCCATCACCGATGATGGGCCTGTGGATACCGACATCACCCGCGTTCTTATCGCCATCGAGGCTGGTGATGCCAAGGCATCGCCCGACCTCCTGCCGCTCGTCTATCAAGAACTCCGCGGTCTTGCGGCCAAGCGCTTAGCCCAAGAGAAGCCGGGGCAAACGCTGCAAGCGACGGCCCTTGTCCACGAAGCCTACGTCCGATTGGTCGGCAACGACGAACGGCGATGGAATGGTCGAGCCCATTTTCTGGCTGCAGCGTCGGAAGCGATGCGGCGCATACTGATCGAATGTGTTAGGGCCAAGAAACGTCAGAAAAGAGGCGGCGGTGGGCGGCGTTTCGATCTCACCACCGCGGACGTGACGATTGATGCGGTACCGGATGAAATCCTCGATCTCGATGAAGCCTTGACCAAGCTGGCTGCGGAAGACCCTGTCAAGGCGGAACTGGTGAAGCTCCGTTTCTTCGGCGGGATGAGTCTGCCGGAGGCGGCCGCGTTCCTGCGCATCTCAACCTCCACCGCCGATCGGTACTGGGCCTACGCGCGAGTATACCTGTATACTGAGCTGCGCGACAAGGCTGCGGCGGAGCACCTCTGA